A stretch of the Terriglobia bacterium genome encodes the following:
- a CDS encoding aldehyde dehydrogenase family protein encodes MQFRKVINPARTSEIVGEVPMCSPADVDRVLDQAAAAFKTWARTTPEERSSRLLEAAKRLRNALPELAILFVRENGKPLREAEIDIRRSIELMELISADLPGWWKPVVVDAQQPVSARRRARGVTAVISPWNSPVLLSLKRVIPAIATGNTVVLKPATYCPLAIIRCAQLMNECLPPGVLNVVTGDGATIGELLATDERVRAIAFTGSSETGRRIMALGSRTVKKLYMELGGNDPALVLADASLDSGAIERMKNAVLRASGQVCIAIKRIYVHESRLDELTRKLSDSFDQVVVGDGLRPETTMGPLNNKAQFEFVNGLVEKCVTRGSAILTCGKKLDPHQWDQGFFMLPSIVLGAGPDDEIVQCEQFGPTIPILPFSNEDSAIACANHTPYGLRASVWTSNRTRAEEMADRLEAGAVFWNNHGIFKDLHIEFPGIKQSGFSRESRSAALEHYVDTYGFAE; translated from the coding sequence ATGCAATTTAGAAAAGTCATCAACCCGGCGCGAACTTCAGAAATTGTCGGTGAAGTGCCCATGTGCTCCCCAGCCGATGTGGATCGGGTACTCGATCAGGCAGCCGCGGCATTCAAAACATGGGCTCGCACCACGCCGGAAGAGCGTTCAAGCCGGCTGCTCGAAGCCGCGAAGCGTCTGCGCAACGCGCTTCCCGAGCTTGCCATTCTTTTCGTGCGTGAAAACGGCAAGCCGCTCCGGGAAGCGGAGATCGACATCCGGCGATCCATCGAATTAATGGAACTCATCAGCGCCGATCTGCCGGGCTGGTGGAAACCTGTTGTCGTCGACGCCCAACAGCCTGTCTCGGCGCGCAGACGCGCCCGGGGCGTGACGGCCGTGATCTCTCCATGGAACTCTCCCGTGCTGCTCAGCCTGAAGCGCGTCATACCGGCCATCGCAACCGGCAACACGGTTGTGTTGAAGCCGGCAACGTATTGTCCTCTGGCCATCATACGTTGCGCGCAGCTGATGAATGAATGCCTGCCGCCGGGTGTGCTGAACGTCGTCACGGGCGACGGCGCGACTATCGGCGAACTGCTGGCAACCGACGAGCGCGTCCGCGCGATCGCCTTTACCGGCAGCAGCGAAACCGGCCGGCGGATCATGGCACTCGGCTCGAGAACAGTCAAAAAGCTCTATATGGAACTCGGCGGCAACGATCCGGCGCTCGTGCTTGCCGACGCCTCACTCGATTCCGGCGCAATCGAGCGGATGAAAAATGCGGTTCTGCGCGCCTCCGGCCAGGTTTGCATCGCGATCAAGCGCATCTATGTGCATGAATCGCGCCTGGACGAACTGACGCGGAAACTGTCCGATTCTTTCGATCAGGTTGTTGTTGGCGATGGGCTCCGCCCGGAAACAACGATGGGACCGCTGAACAACAAGGCTCAATTCGAGTTCGTCAACGGTCTGGTCGAAAAATGCGTCACTCGCGGATCGGCGATTTTAACGTGTGGAAAGAAACTCGATCCGCATCAATGGGATCAGGGGTTCTTCATGCTCCCTTCAATCGTCCTCGGAGCCGGACCGGACGACGAGATCGTCCAATGCGAGCAGTTCGGACCAACCATTCCGATCCTGCCGTTCAGCAATGAAGACTCCGCTATTGCCTGCGCGAACCATACGCCTTACGGTCTGCGGGCGTCGGTGTGGACAAGTAACCGGACACGCGCAGAAGAAATGGCGGATCGCCTTGAAGCCGGCGCCGTGTTCTGGAACAATCATGGTATTTTCAAAGACCTGCATATCGAGTTTCCGGGAATCAAGCAGAGCGGTTTCAGCCGCGAATCGCGATCGGCAGCACTGGAACATTACGTAGACACCTATGGCTTCGCGGAGTAG
- a CDS encoding VOC family protein encodes MALGIGQLRHAGLFTPDVERHARFYTDVWGLQQIGATQDAVFLRGASAERFILGLYRSSTKGLHHIAYAVPTADAVRHAASEVTRAGVHIIQDPSQLDGPCGGFGFRFLDPDGRCIEISSDLAAHKDGWEQKNVEPRSICHIVNNTPDLKRITTFYTDVLGFRVSDWSGEQMVFLRTETKHHNIAFNAAPHASVNHIAYLVSGVDEVMRGIANLRNHGIEPAWGPGRHGPGNNIFCYFKDPFGYVAEYTSDIDYITDESKHQPKVWPRSPESMDRWGVSAPPSADLRAAMTGEPDRGWAA; translated from the coding sequence ATGGCACTCGGGATCGGGCAGCTCCGTCACGCCGGGCTATTCACGCCTGATGTTGAAAGGCATGCCCGTTTCTATACCGATGTCTGGGGCCTGCAGCAGATCGGCGCAACTCAGGACGCCGTGTTTCTCCGCGGAGCCTCCGCGGAGCGCTTCATTCTCGGCCTGTATCGCAGCAGCACGAAAGGCCTGCATCACATCGCTTACGCCGTGCCGACCGCCGACGCTGTGCGCCACGCCGCATCCGAGGTGACCCGGGCGGGAGTGCACATCATTCAGGATCCATCCCAACTGGATGGACCATGCGGCGGCTTCGGCTTCAGATTCCTCGATCCCGACGGCCGCTGTATTGAAATCTCCTCAGACCTCGCCGCGCACAAAGACGGATGGGAGCAGAAAAACGTCGAGCCACGATCGATCTGCCACATCGTGAATAACACTCCGGACCTGAAACGCATCACCACCTTCTACACGGATGTCCTGGGCTTTCGCGTTTCCGACTGGAGCGGCGAGCAGATGGTATTTCTGCGGACGGAAACAAAGCATCACAATATTGCGTTCAATGCGGCGCCACACGCGTCCGTCAATCACATCGCATATCTGGTATCGGGTGTCGACGAAGTCATGAGAGGCATCGCGAATCTTCGGAACCACGGTATCGAACCGGCGTGGGGCCCGGGACGTCATGGGCCGGGCAACAATATCTTTTGCTACTTCAAGGATCCTTTCGGATACGTGGCGGAGTACACCTCCGATATCGACTACATCACGGACGAATCGAAGCATCAACCCAAGGTCTGGCCGCGAAGCCCCGAATCCATGGATCGCTGGGGCGTTTCGGCGCCGCCCTCAGCCGATCTGAGGGCAGCGATGACCGGAGAACCGGATCGCGGCTGGGCCGCATGA
- a CDS encoding SDR family oxidoreductase: MNRHQNKVIIVTGAGRGLGRAYTERLASEGARVAIAEIDGSAGTAVANDLCGKGYDAVFIETDVSSEAATNAMAGQILEKWGRIDGLVANAGLANSVGGAAYNEIPVAQWDRIMEVNVRGTWLTCRAVAPHMQKQKHGSIVTVSSDTAMWGSPKLLHYVTSKGAIEAFTRAMARELGTDGVRINCVAPGLLNNEATAGVPQSKRFWNIQNRAIPREGTTSDIAGLVSFLLSDDASFITGQLIVADGGLVFH, translated from the coding sequence ATGAACCGTCATCAAAACAAGGTCATCATCGTCACCGGCGCGGGGCGCGGCCTGGGCCGCGCGTATACGGAACGTCTGGCTTCCGAAGGCGCCCGGGTGGCGATCGCCGAAATCGATGGGTCTGCCGGGACTGCAGTGGCAAATGATCTTTGCGGCAAGGGCTATGACGCCGTCTTTATCGAAACCGATGTGTCGTCGGAAGCGGCAACGAATGCCATGGCCGGGCAAATTCTCGAAAAATGGGGCCGCATCGATGGGCTGGTTGCCAACGCGGGGCTCGCAAATTCGGTCGGCGGGGCGGCATACAACGAAATCCCCGTCGCCCAGTGGGATCGCATCATGGAAGTGAATGTCCGCGGAACCTGGCTGACCTGCCGCGCGGTGGCGCCTCACATGCAGAAACAGAAACACGGAAGCATCGTGACCGTCAGCTCGGACACAGCGATGTGGGGAAGCCCCAAACTTCTTCACTATGTCACTTCGAAGGGCGCTATCGAGGCTTTCACGCGGGCGATGGCGCGGGAGCTCGGCACGGATGGCGTGCGCATCAACTGTGTCGCGCCGGGCCTCCTGAACAACGAGGCCACGGCGGGCGTTCCGCAGAGCAAGCGCTTCTGGAATATTCAAAATCGCGCCATTCCGCGCGAAGGAACGACTTCGGATATCGCCGGCCTGGTTTCCTTCCTGCTGTCCGATGATGCATCCTTTATTACAGGACAACTTATCGTGGCCGACGGCGGTCTGGTTTTCCATTGA
- a CDS encoding FRG domain-containing protein, with amino-acid sequence MASRSRKSTTGLPYKVVALRSWEEYLAIISDSPYQNWAFRGQRDASLPLFSALSRYFMVFGVDPRAWPEQEERIIRIFKRKAIHFLKNVPDRDDELDWLALMQDHGAPTRLLDFSWSPYVAAFFALHNAAHEAVIWACNPAEIGKRKEVDLGKPGNFRKHFLSGSGSFVWLGEPHAMNRRLIAQSGTFLVPANLKKSIEEILQEYPNPKDTLIKFIVPAAKVRETGMRELYRMNITQATLFPDLDGLARSLAYELEFHWAYNPRTMKRTGR; translated from the coding sequence ATGGCTTCGCGGAGTAGGAAATCGACGACCGGCCTCCCTTATAAGGTCGTCGCGCTGAGATCCTGGGAAGAATATCTGGCGATCATCAGCGATTCCCCGTATCAAAACTGGGCATTTCGCGGACAGCGTGACGCATCCCTGCCTCTGTTCAGCGCACTCTCCCGCTATTTCATGGTGTTCGGGGTCGATCCGCGGGCGTGGCCGGAACAGGAAGAACGAATCATTCGCATCTTCAAGCGCAAAGCGATTCACTTCCTCAAGAATGTTCCGGACCGCGACGATGAACTGGACTGGCTCGCCCTCATGCAGGACCATGGCGCGCCCACGCGGCTGCTGGATTTTTCATGGTCGCCGTATGTGGCGGCATTTTTCGCGCTGCACAATGCGGCCCATGAAGCCGTGATCTGGGCGTGCAATCCGGCTGAAATCGGAAAACGGAAGGAAGTCGATCTCGGTAAACCTGGAAACTTCCGTAAACACTTCCTGTCGGGATCGGGATCGTTCGTGTGGCTTGGCGAACCCCACGCAATGAATCGTCGCTTGATTGCTCAATCCGGAACCTTTCTGGTCCCGGCGAACCTTAAGAAATCGATTGAGGAAATTCTGCAGGAATATCCGAACCCGAAGGACACGCTGATCAAGTTCATCGTACCGGCCGCCAAAGTACGAGAAACCGGAATGCGCGAGCTTTATCGCATGAACATCACCCAGGCCACGCTCTTCCCGGATCTGGACGGGCTGGCGCGATCGCTTGCGTATGAGCTCGAATTCCATTGGGCATACAACCCTCGCACCATGAAACGGACCGGACGATGA
- a CDS encoding sulfite exporter TauE/SafE family protein, whose translation MNPITGLLAALGAVAALFTGGWAAMVRASKEKARPPHAGQVAVGGFTNFFDTLGISSFATTTTIFRVFDMVDDRVIPGTLNVGHTLPTVVQTFIYTTLIPVDVPTLFSMIGASILGAWFGAGIVARWPKRYIQIGMGVALLIAAGTLFMTQLKLFPGGGDALGVSGFKFVIAVSVNFFLGALMTLGIGLYAPCMILVSLLGMNPKAAFPIMMGSCAFLMPAGSIRFIREKSYNMRAAAGLAIGGIPGVLLAAYIVKELPLEIMRWLVIAVVTYTSISMLWAARAGQEIPATTSPDLPQFQQSPFANRGHSTD comes from the coding sequence ATGAATCCAATCACCGGGCTCCTTGCCGCGCTCGGAGCCGTTGCCGCATTGTTTACCGGCGGCTGGGCCGCCATGGTCCGGGCTTCGAAGGAAAAAGCACGGCCGCCGCATGCCGGTCAGGTCGCGGTCGGAGGCTTCACGAATTTTTTCGACACGCTCGGGATCAGTTCATTTGCAACGACGACCACCATTTTCCGTGTGTTTGACATGGTTGATGATCGCGTCATTCCCGGAACGCTCAATGTCGGCCATACGCTTCCAACCGTCGTTCAAACATTCATCTACACGACGTTGATTCCGGTGGACGTTCCAACGCTGTTCTCGATGATCGGCGCATCCATTCTGGGCGCATGGTTTGGCGCAGGAATTGTGGCGCGCTGGCCGAAGCGATACATACAGATTGGAATGGGTGTGGCGTTGCTTATCGCCGCCGGAACCTTGTTTATGACGCAGCTCAAACTCTTTCCCGGCGGCGGCGACGCGCTGGGAGTGAGTGGATTCAAGTTCGTTATTGCGGTCAGCGTCAATTTCTTCCTGGGCGCGCTCATGACGTTGGGGATCGGTCTCTATGCGCCCTGCATGATTCTGGTCAGCCTGCTCGGAATGAATCCGAAAGCAGCATTCCCGATCATGATGGGGTCCTGCGCGTTCCTGATGCCGGCCGGAAGCATTCGTTTCATTCGTGAAAAGAGTTACAACATGCGTGCCGCGGCGGGCCTGGCAATTGGTGGGATTCCCGGGGTCTTGCTGGCCGCCTACATCGTGAAGGAACTGCCTCTGGAAATAATGCGATGGCTCGTTATTGCGGTGGTGACCTATACGTCGATATCCATGCTGTGGGCGGCGCGGGCAGGCCAGGAAATACCGGCTACAACTTCCCCAGATCTTCCACAATTTCAGCAATCGCCTTTCGCAAATCGCGGGCATTCAACAGATTGA
- a CDS encoding alpha/beta hydrolase, translated as MPDAAVNGATIHYEVRGEGFPLVLLHGIGSSSRSWRRQLETLSKDFTVIAWDAPGYGGSSDPSGPPSMRYYADRLRDLLDALGINRVFLLGHSTGGGVAQEFYRAHPQYVRALILSDTRYKGSQTTLELRLNSIRTLTPSQMAGERAPMLLSRGAAPELIAEVTDIMSDVRRAGYEFAAIALAESDTQDVIQSLRVPTLLIWGAQDEITPVWDPLPAGTRTEIISGAGHLCYIEKPERFNAIVREFLSEDHGS; from the coding sequence ATGCCGGATGCCGCAGTAAACGGCGCAACCATTCATTACGAAGTTCGCGGCGAGGGCTTCCCGCTGGTCCTGCTTCACGGCATTGGATCGAGTTCGCGATCGTGGCGGCGGCAGCTCGAAACGCTTTCAAAGGACTTCACAGTCATCGCCTGGGATGCGCCGGGATATGGCGGCTCATCGGATCCGTCCGGGCCGCCTTCGATGCGCTATTACGCCGACCGGCTGCGCGATCTTCTGGACGCGCTCGGGATCAACCGCGTATTTCTTCTGGGCCACTCCACAGGCGGCGGTGTTGCGCAAGAGTTTTACCGCGCACACCCTCAATACGTTCGTGCCCTGATTCTGTCGGACACGCGATATAAAGGTTCGCAAACCACGCTGGAACTGCGTTTGAATTCCATCCGCACATTGACGCCGTCCCAGATGGCCGGGGAGCGGGCTCCCATGCTTTTGAGCCGCGGGGCTGCTCCGGAGCTGATCGCAGAAGTGACAGACATCATGTCCGACGTTCGCCGCGCCGGTTACGAATTCGCCGCCATCGCGCTTGCGGAAAGCGACACGCAAGACGTGATACAGAGTCTTCGCGTGCCTACGCTATTGATCTGGGGTGCCCAGGATGAGATAACCCCAGTGTGGGACCCGTTGCCGGCAGGCACCCGTACGGAAATCATTTCGGGCGCCGGACATCTTTGTTATATCGAGAAGCCGGAGCGGTTCAATGCAATCGTGCGGGAGTTCTTGAGTGAAGATCACGGTAGCTGA
- a CDS encoding nucleoside triphosphate pyrophosphatase, with translation MNLVLASQSPRRKELLAILGHEFSVVPSFIDEMPHPGEKPEQYVVRVARDKGMEVAGRVSNSIVLSADTIVVADNEILGKPADRDDALRMLKKLSGREHSVYTAVTLINQPKQEMLEGLERTRVWFSPLDDGKIKDYIRRENVFDKAGAYAIQGYAGVYIPKIEGNYFNVMGLPLPLVHELLCRTLS, from the coding sequence ATGAACCTTGTCCTGGCGTCGCAGTCTCCGCGGCGGAAAGAGCTGCTGGCAATCCTGGGCCATGAATTTTCGGTGGTGCCGTCATTCATCGATGAGATGCCCCATCCCGGGGAGAAACCGGAGCAATATGTCGTCCGGGTCGCGCGCGACAAAGGAATGGAAGTGGCAGGGCGCGTGTCGAACTCGATCGTTTTGTCTGCGGATACGATCGTCGTGGCCGACAACGAAATTCTGGGCAAGCCGGCCGATCGGGACGACGCCCTCCGAATGCTGAAGAAACTGTCCGGCCGCGAGCACAGCGTGTATACGGCCGTGACTCTCATCAACCAGCCGAAACAGGAAATGCTCGAAGGGCTCGAGCGCACTCGCGTCTGGTTCAGCCCGCTGGACGACGGCAAAATCAAGGACTACATCCGCAGAGAAAATGTTTTCGATAAAGCCGGCGCGTACGCGATTCAGGGTTATGCTGGAGTATACATTCCTAAAATCGAAGGCAATTACTTCAACGTCATGGGACTGCCTCTCCCCCTGGTGCATGAACTTTTATGCCGAACGTTATCGTAG
- a CDS encoding aromatic ring-hydroxylating dioxygenase subunit alpha, with protein MRAEKQIGFESELQLGLRNIWYPVCQSAGVNERPAGLNRLGLDIVVWRDSNGRIHAHEDRCLHRGAKLSLGQVVNDTLRCAYHGWCYDTSGQCVTIPTSKTAEAKLAPRLRLYPFEAQERAGLIWLYFPEHTDRPVPPLVIPEELEDGTYSGFICEAEWQANWILILENLADPMHGPFLHGHSLTLSRGSLEDDMRTTRNENGFVVEREGQRGVNFDWSEFYCRDSIWVRLDIPLPFGPKGILRILCFATPIDENRTLVYFLRYRNLSGWKRAYWRFLYGVFWEKQHLRVIEQDRVILESQRGAESRRAEHLSNSDRGVTELRKLLREKAACRMPQ; from the coding sequence ATGCGCGCGGAAAAACAAATTGGCTTTGAGTCCGAGCTCCAGCTCGGATTGCGGAATATCTGGTATCCGGTCTGCCAATCGGCAGGCGTTAACGAGAGACCCGCCGGGCTGAATCGTCTCGGCCTCGACATTGTTGTCTGGCGTGATTCGAACGGCCGCATCCATGCGCATGAGGACCGCTGCCTGCATCGCGGCGCGAAGCTGAGCCTTGGACAGGTGGTAAACGATACCTTGCGATGCGCCTATCACGGATGGTGCTACGACACGTCCGGCCAGTGCGTCACCATCCCAACCAGCAAAACGGCCGAAGCAAAACTGGCTCCACGGCTTCGGCTTTATCCATTCGAGGCCCAGGAACGGGCGGGACTGATCTGGTTGTATTTCCCCGAGCACACCGACCGGCCGGTTCCTCCGCTGGTCATCCCCGAGGAACTGGAAGATGGAACATACAGCGGATTCATCTGCGAAGCCGAATGGCAGGCCAACTGGATACTCATCCTGGAAAACCTCGCCGATCCCATGCATGGGCCGTTTCTTCATGGCCACTCATTGACGCTCTCACGCGGATCGCTGGAAGACGATATGCGAACCACGCGCAACGAGAATGGCTTCGTGGTCGAACGCGAAGGCCAGCGCGGCGTGAATTTCGACTGGTCCGAATTCTATTGCCGCGATTCGATCTGGGTTCGGCTCGATATTCCTCTTCCATTCGGCCCGAAGGGCATTTTGCGCATTCTCTGTTTTGCAACGCCGATCGATGAAAATCGGACTCTGGTCTACTTCCTGCGGTATCGGAACCTGAGCGGATGGAAGCGCGCGTACTGGCGGTTTCTGTACGGCGTGTTCTGGGAAAAGCAGCATCTCCGGGTAATCGAGCAGGATCGCGTGATTCTGGAGTCTCAGCGGGGGGCGGAATCGCGCCGCGCCGAACATCTTTCTAATTCGGATCGAGGAGTGACGGAGCTTCGAAAGTTGCTCCGCGAGAAGGCCGCATGCCGGATGCCGCAGTAA
- a CDS encoding thiamine pyrophosphate-binding protein has product MKITVADAFLKELERIGVDTVFGIISIHNIPFYDALERHGGFRVVTARHEGAVVNMADAYSRVSGKLGVALTSTGTGAGNAAGAIIESWNGGAPLLHVTGNIASAYLDTGRGYIHDCKDQFGMLKSISKDAHRVRQPQEAVSIFRRAIRQAMQPPPGPVTVEVPIDFQASLITVPELADLSAEAAASSTPSDNDLTHAVDKMLSAKRPVIWAGSGAMFSDSAPEVTELMQLLDVGVITTQSGRGIVPETDSRCLGHFATFPALQDFVAKADLLISIGVRFRGNETSNWSLRAPAGHIGIDADPAAINRNYPHSIGIVGDAKKVLGSIVRMIRAKQPAAKPEYREEVSALHRALRKEVRDTMGPWEGILDTIQEVMPGDGILVRDVTVPATTWGSRLIVRKYPRTTLHASGGGIGQGLPMAIGAQIAAPEKFVLALCGDGGLLVNIGELAVARQENTPIVVIVFDDQGYGVLRNIQNAHFEGRKIGVDLRSPDYVEVGRGFGLNSERVKTVEEFGRVFRSAVKSRAPWMIVVDSNAIGPMKKIFAGPDGGAGLYKPH; this is encoded by the coding sequence GTGAAGATCACGGTAGCTGATGCGTTCTTGAAGGAATTGGAACGTATCGGCGTCGATACGGTTTTCGGCATCATCAGCATTCACAATATTCCTTTTTATGACGCGCTCGAGCGGCACGGCGGTTTCCGCGTTGTCACTGCGCGGCACGAAGGCGCCGTCGTCAATATGGCCGATGCCTATTCACGCGTTTCCGGGAAACTTGGCGTTGCCCTGACGAGCACCGGAACCGGCGCCGGCAACGCCGCCGGCGCCATCATCGAATCGTGGAACGGCGGCGCGCCGCTGCTGCATGTCACTGGCAATATTGCATCCGCTTATCTGGATACCGGCCGCGGCTACATCCACGACTGCAAGGACCAGTTCGGGATGCTCAAAAGCATCAGCAAAGATGCGCATCGCGTGCGCCAGCCTCAGGAAGCGGTTTCGATCTTCCGACGCGCGATCCGGCAGGCGATGCAACCTCCGCCCGGCCCCGTCACTGTCGAGGTGCCGATCGATTTCCAGGCGAGCCTCATCACCGTGCCGGAGCTCGCAGACTTATCTGCCGAAGCCGCGGCTTCGTCAACTCCATCGGACAACGACTTGACTCATGCCGTCGACAAGATGCTGTCCGCAAAACGGCCGGTGATCTGGGCGGGCAGCGGCGCAATGTTTTCGGACTCCGCACCGGAGGTCACCGAACTGATGCAACTGCTCGACGTCGGAGTGATTACGACTCAATCCGGCCGGGGTATCGTTCCGGAAACCGATTCGAGATGTCTCGGGCACTTCGCAACCTTCCCGGCGCTGCAGGATTTTGTTGCGAAAGCGGACCTGCTGATCAGCATTGGAGTGCGCTTCCGCGGCAACGAAACATCGAACTGGAGTCTGCGGGCGCCTGCCGGCCATATCGGTATCGATGCCGATCCCGCGGCGATCAATCGGAATTATCCGCACTCAATCGGGATCGTCGGTGATGCGAAAAAGGTGTTGGGATCGATTGTCCGGATGATCCGCGCGAAGCAACCTGCGGCGAAGCCGGAATATCGGGAAGAGGTATCCGCGTTGCATCGGGCGTTACGCAAGGAAGTACGCGACACGATGGGCCCCTGGGAGGGGATCCTCGACACCATTCAGGAAGTCATGCCCGGCGACGGCATTCTGGTTCGCGACGTGACCGTTCCCGCAACGACCTGGGGCAGCAGGTTGATCGTACGGAAATATCCAAGAACGACGCTTCATGCTTCCGGCGGCGGCATCGGCCAGGGGTTGCCGATGGCGATCGGAGCACAGATTGCTGCACCGGAGAAGTTTGTCCTCGCGCTCTGCGGTGACGGCGGCCTGCTGGTCAATATTGGTGAGCTTGCAGTAGCACGCCAGGAAAATACGCCGATCGTCGTGATCGTGTTTGATGACCAGGGATATGGCGTGTTGCGGAATATCCAGAACGCACATTTCGAGGGACGGAAGATCGGCGTGGATCTGCGAAGCCCGGATTATGTGGAAGTCGGCCGCGGGTTCGGGTTGAATTCCGAACGGGTGAAGACGGTCGAGGAATTTGGAAGGGTGTTTCGGTCGGCCGTGAAATCACGCGCGCCGTGGATGATCGTCGTGGATTCCAATGCCATCGGGCCGATGAAAAAGATTTTCGCCGGACCCGATGGCGGCGCCGGACTGTACAAGCCGCATTAG
- a CDS encoding cupin domain-containing protein: protein MSKQVPSIDEIDKYVARLKDRQTDWGVLDFQTKVDPKYRRAQMRYVGGGGTGQHDDPNIVKADHFTLSTMILPPGNEGPLHLHSDVEELFFVLEGTLTCIWSDGRRKIERTLGPRDLVWIPAGVWRGVRNDGTTEVAFLTMLGAQKPELPSYPEGSPLTEARAEK, encoded by the coding sequence ATGAGCAAGCAGGTTCCTTCTATTGATGAGATCGATAAATACGTCGCGCGTCTCAAGGATCGGCAGACGGATTGGGGTGTGCTGGATTTTCAAACCAAGGTCGATCCGAAATACCGGCGCGCGCAGATGCGATATGTCGGCGGTGGAGGGACGGGACAGCATGACGATCCGAATATCGTCAAAGCAGACCATTTCACACTGAGCACGATGATTCTGCCGCCGGGAAATGAAGGGCCGCTTCACTTGCACAGCGATGTAGAGGAATTGTTCTTCGTTCTGGAAGGAACACTGACCTGCATCTGGTCCGACGGGCGGCGGAAGATTGAGCGAACGCTGGGGCCGAGAGATCTGGTCTGGATTCCTGCGGGCGTCTGGCGCGGGGTTCGCAATGACGGCACAACCGAGGTTGCGTTCCTGACAATGTTGGGGGCGCAGAAGCCGGAGTTGCCGTCGTATCCGGAAGGGAGTCCGCTGACGGAGGCGCGGGCGGAGAAGTAG